The proteins below come from a single Saccharopolyspora sp. SCSIO 74807 genomic window:
- a CDS encoding septum formation initiator family protein codes for MKRSGTKSGSRPRAAAPRSKSQRKSPTGGAFKLSSTRRAALLALLLCTMALSVSVPLRTYLSQRGELAAQDDKRVELSQQVQELQERKAQLSDPQHVETEARARLGYVRPGETPYIVELPHQQAQPPPAPTPADDGPWYENLWKSLTGNEQ; via the coding sequence GTGAAGCGGTCGGGAACCAAGAGCGGTTCCCGGCCGCGCGCGGCGGCGCCGCGGTCCAAATCGCAGCGCAAGTCGCCGACCGGTGGCGCGTTCAAGCTCTCGTCGACGCGCCGGGCGGCGTTGCTGGCGCTGCTGCTGTGCACGATGGCGCTGAGCGTGTCCGTGCCGCTGCGCACCTACTTGAGCCAGCGCGGCGAGCTGGCCGCGCAGGACGACAAGCGGGTCGAACTCTCCCAGCAGGTCCAGGAATTGCAGGAGCGCAAGGCGCAGCTTTCCGATCCGCAGCACGTCGAGACCGAGGCGCGCGCCAGGCTCGGCTACGTGCGCCCCGGGGAGACGCCGTACATCGTGGAACTCCCGCACCAGCAGGCCCAGCCGCCGCCGGCGCCGACGCCCGCGGATGACGGGCCGTGGTACGAGAACCTGTGGAAGTCGCTGACGGGGAACGAGCAGTGA
- a CDS encoding DUF501 domain-containing protein, translated as MNDISTVTEHDRESIADQLGRPPRGLRAVAARDAAGEPSVVRTNPRLEDGTPFPTLYYLTSPRLSALCSTLEAEGRMRQMQDRLAEDPELAAAYRRAHESYLAERDAIEPLGTQVTAGGMPDRVKCLHVHLAHALAKGPGVNPFGDEVLDEITRRWPENAPS; from the coding sequence GTGAACGACATTTCGACGGTCACCGAGCACGATCGGGAAAGCATCGCCGACCAGCTCGGCAGGCCGCCGCGCGGGCTGCGGGCGGTGGCGGCGCGGGACGCGGCGGGCGAGCCGAGCGTGGTGCGGACGAATCCGCGGCTCGAGGACGGCACGCCGTTCCCGACGTTGTACTACTTGACCTCGCCCCGGCTGAGCGCGCTGTGCTCCACGCTGGAGGCGGAGGGCCGGATGCGGCAGATGCAGGACCGGCTCGCCGAGGATCCGGAGCTGGCGGCCGCCTACCGCCGCGCGCACGAGTCCTACCTGGCCGAGCGGGACGCGATCGAACCGCTGGGCACTCAGGTCACCGCGGGCGGTATGCCGGACCGCGTGAAGTGCCTGCACGTGCACCTCGCGCACGCGCTCGCGAAGGGCCCGGGGGTGAATCCGTTCGGCGACGAGGTGCTGGACGAGATCACTCGCCGCTGGCCGGAGAACGCGCCTTCCTGA
- a CDS encoding tetratricopeptide repeat protein yields MRDEETVEAFRRAENLVSQRRPWEALRALQPVLAIAEDKPSVQLVLGRAYLFSAQFRRAELAFLRVLELDPSDHYARLVLGRTLQRQGRLLEARSQVQMAATMNPDPAYQEALGEINARLAMQND; encoded by the coding sequence ATGAGGGACGAAGAGACCGTGGAAGCGTTCCGCCGGGCGGAGAACCTGGTCTCCCAGCGACGGCCGTGGGAGGCCCTCCGCGCGCTGCAACCCGTGCTCGCCATCGCCGAGGACAAGCCCAGCGTGCAACTGGTTCTCGGCCGGGCGTACCTGTTCTCGGCCCAGTTCCGCCGGGCGGAGCTGGCGTTCCTGCGGGTGCTGGAGCTCGACCCGTCCGACCATTACGCGCGGCTGGTGCTGGGACGCACCCTGCAGCGGCAGGGACGGTTGCTGGAGGCCCGCAGCCAAGTGCAGATGGCCGCGACGATGAATCCCGATCCCGCTTACCAGGAAGCGCTGGGCGAGATCAACGCCCGGCTGGCCATGCAGAACGACTGA
- a CDS encoding isovaleryl-CoA dehydrogenase, with amino-acid sequence MTLTGEPHVHGRTEPWSTHDVTNQPPPLDGFDPLSCDPALREAVRRYAPTALPDLRELALESGSAEAREHGRLANDNPPELRTHDRYGNRVDEIEFHPSWHWLMNRAVRHGLHAAPWRPDAEPGAHARRAAGFYLWSQAEAGHGCPISMTFAAVPALRHSPELASQYEPGLSSPDYDFGLRPAAAKTGLLAGMSMTEKQGGSDVRANTSTAEPLADGTYRITGHKWFTSAPMNDLFLTLAQTPDGLSCFLVPRVLPDGSRNEIRLQRLKDKLGNKSNASAELEYTGALGHLVGEAGRGVRCIIEMVSMTRLDCVLGAAANMRVALSEAAHHVQHRSAFGERLADAPLMRTVLADLALETEAATALAMRLASAVDGQGSDTERGLLRLALPAAKFHVCKRAATAVAEALECLGGNGYVEESGLPRLYREAPLMSIWEGSGNVTSLDVLRALHKQPASAEALLGELDAAAGADRRYDDSVRQLREEIAAPRPERARKLAELLALTLQASLLIRHAPTAVSEAFVATRLVPDTGRSFGTIPDGLAATALLERVTPGR; translated from the coding sequence ATGACGCTCACCGGCGAGCCGCACGTGCACGGCAGGACGGAACCCTGGTCGACCCACGACGTGACCAACCAGCCTCCGCCGCTGGACGGCTTCGACCCGTTGTCCTGCGATCCCGCGCTGCGCGAAGCCGTCAGACGCTACGCGCCGACCGCACTGCCCGACCTGCGCGAACTAGCGCTCGAGTCGGGTTCGGCCGAAGCGCGCGAGCACGGCAGGCTCGCCAATGACAATCCGCCCGAGCTGCGCACCCACGACCGCTACGGCAACCGCGTCGACGAGATCGAGTTCCACCCCTCCTGGCACTGGCTGATGAACCGCGCGGTCCGGCACGGCCTGCACGCCGCGCCGTGGCGGCCGGACGCGGAACCCGGTGCGCACGCGCGCCGCGCCGCCGGTTTCTACCTGTGGTCGCAGGCCGAGGCAGGACACGGTTGCCCGATCTCGATGACCTTCGCCGCCGTGCCCGCGCTGCGGCACTCCCCCGAGCTGGCCAGCCAGTACGAGCCGGGGCTGTCCTCGCCCGACTACGACTTCGGCCTGCGTCCCGCCGCCGCGAAGACCGGGCTGCTGGCCGGGATGTCGATGACCGAGAAGCAGGGCGGTTCGGACGTGCGGGCGAACACCAGCACCGCCGAGCCGCTGGCCGACGGGACCTACCGGATCACCGGGCACAAGTGGTTCACCTCGGCGCCGATGAACGACCTGTTCCTCACGCTGGCGCAGACACCGGACGGGTTGAGCTGCTTCCTCGTGCCGCGAGTGCTGCCGGACGGCAGCCGCAACGAGATCCGGCTGCAGCGGCTCAAGGACAAGCTCGGCAACAAGTCCAACGCTTCCGCGGAGCTGGAGTACACCGGCGCGCTCGGGCACCTGGTCGGCGAAGCGGGCCGCGGAGTGCGCTGCATCATCGAGATGGTGTCGATGACCAGGCTGGACTGCGTCCTCGGTGCGGCGGCGAACATGCGGGTCGCACTGTCCGAGGCGGCGCACCACGTGCAGCACCGCAGCGCGTTCGGCGAGCGGCTGGCCGATGCGCCGCTGATGCGGACCGTGCTGGCGGATCTCGCGTTGGAGACCGAGGCGGCGACCGCGTTGGCGATGCGGCTCGCGTCGGCCGTGGACGGGCAGGGCAGCGACACCGAGCGGGGATTGCTGCGGCTCGCGCTGCCTGCGGCGAAGTTCCACGTGTGCAAGCGGGCCGCCACGGCGGTGGCCGAAGCGCTCGAATGCCTCGGCGGCAACGGCTACGTCGAGGAGTCCGGGCTGCCGCGGCTGTACCGGGAGGCGCCGCTGATGTCGATCTGGGAAGGCTCCGGCAACGTGACCTCGCTCGACGTGCTGCGTGCGCTGCACAAGCAGCCCGCGTCGGCGGAAGCGCTACTGGGCGAGCTGGACGCCGCGGCAGGCGCGGACCGCCGCTACGACGACAGCGTCCGACAGCTGCGCGAGGAGATCGCAGCGCCCCGCCCGGAACGGGCGCGCAAGCTGGCCGAACTGCTGGCGTTGACCTTGCAGGCTTCGCTGCTGATCCGGCACGCGCCGACCGCGGTCTCGGAGGCTTTCGTGGCGACCCGGCTGGTACCGGACACCGGCCGGTCGTTCGGCACGATCCCGGACGGGCTCGCCGCCACCGCACTGCTCGAGCGGGTCACGCCGGGACGCTGA
- a CDS encoding lytic murein transglycosylase, which translates to MSQQQGARRPWLFTGVVPVLAVLVSCAPPEEDRAENEPRVAADPPPAVAPPDPGVEPPRVQLAHSGNPPMSVQDRPQQQLTGWAESMSDELNIPLAALQAYGYAARAAEQEHPGCGIGWSTLAGIGAIESSHGRYGGAKLDETGRPSVAIRGLPLDGSNGVKRIEDTDRGAMDGDLVFDRAIGPLQFIPITWNRWAADADGDGVADPNDIDDAALAAAGYLCTVGGDLRNPDGFWRALLDYNESHDYGQDVIDHADQYGRISRTLATEN; encoded by the coding sequence GTGTCGCAGCAACAGGGTGCGCGCAGACCGTGGTTGTTCACCGGAGTGGTACCGGTGCTCGCCGTGCTCGTGTCGTGCGCTCCGCCCGAGGAAGACCGCGCGGAGAACGAGCCCAGGGTCGCCGCCGACCCGCCGCCTGCCGTGGCGCCACCGGACCCGGGAGTGGAACCGCCGCGGGTGCAGCTGGCGCACTCCGGCAATCCTCCGATGTCCGTGCAGGACCGGCCGCAGCAGCAACTCACCGGCTGGGCGGAGTCGATGTCCGACGAGCTGAACATTCCCCTCGCCGCGCTGCAGGCGTACGGCTACGCGGCACGCGCGGCCGAGCAGGAGCACCCCGGTTGCGGCATCGGCTGGTCCACCCTGGCCGGGATCGGCGCCATCGAATCCAGCCACGGCCGCTACGGCGGCGCCAAGCTGGACGAGACCGGACGGCCCAGCGTGGCGATCCGCGGTCTGCCGCTGGACGGCAGCAACGGGGTCAAGCGGATCGAGGACACCGACCGCGGTGCCATGGACGGAGACTTGGTGTTCGACCGGGCGATCGGCCCGCTCCAGTTCATCCCGATCACCTGGAACCGCTGGGCGGCGGATGCCGACGGCGACGGGGTAGCCGACCCGAACGACATCGATGATGCGGCGTTGGCCGCGGCCGGATACCTGTGCACGGTCGGCGGCGATCTGCGCAATCCGGACGGGTTCTGGAGGGCTCTGCTGGACTACAACGAGAGCCACGACTACGGCCAGGACGTGATCGACCACGCCGATCAGTACGGCAGGATCAGCCGCACCCTGGCGACGGAGAACTGA
- a CDS encoding lytic murein transglycosylase: MTDPTPSRLRAVFAVLGRLAVALTLVASAGVGVGLTAVLGRPAAAPEAGPPPEQTVEPAPVLPGSAAPPVQEPVQQPAPEGGDPVREWADGIASVVDVPSRALLSYVNADLAMREYQPECRISWSTIAGIARIESNHGRYGNRLLGDDARPSKPIIGVPLDGTPGVRAIGDTDGGVLDGDAMHDRAVGPMQFIPSTWRKWATDGSGDGVGDPQNLDDASMAAARYLCSSGRDLTTGQGWWGSVMSYNNSVEYGQKVFAIAETYAGAANRRD; the protein is encoded by the coding sequence GTGACCGACCCCACTCCTTCGCGGCTGCGCGCCGTGTTCGCCGTCCTCGGACGACTCGCCGTCGCGCTCACCTTGGTGGCGTCCGCCGGGGTCGGCGTCGGCCTGACCGCGGTGCTCGGCCGTCCGGCCGCCGCCCCGGAAGCCGGGCCGCCACCGGAGCAGACCGTCGAACCCGCCCCGGTGCTGCCGGGTTCCGCCGCGCCGCCGGTGCAGGAGCCGGTGCAACAACCTGCACCGGAAGGCGGCGATCCGGTGCGCGAGTGGGCCGACGGGATCGCCTCGGTGGTCGACGTGCCTTCCAGGGCGCTGCTGTCCTACGTCAACGCCGATCTCGCGATGCGCGAGTACCAGCCCGAGTGCCGGATCTCGTGGTCCACGATCGCCGGGATCGCCCGGATCGAGTCGAACCACGGCCGGTACGGCAACCGGCTGCTCGGCGACGACGCCCGCCCGTCGAAGCCGATCATCGGTGTCCCGCTGGACGGGACTCCAGGCGTGCGCGCGATCGGAGACACCGACGGCGGTGTGCTGGACGGCGACGCGATGCACGACCGCGCGGTCGGCCCGATGCAGTTCATCCCGTCGACCTGGCGCAAGTGGGCCACCGACGGCAGCGGCGACGGGGTCGGCGATCCGCAGAACCTGGACGACGCCTCGATGGCCGCCGCCCGGTACCTCTGCTCCAGCGGCCGCGATCTCACCACCGGCCAGGGCTGGTGGGGATCGGTGATGTCGTACAACAACTCGGTGGAGTACGGGCAGAAGGTCTTCGCGATCGCCGAGACCTACGCCGGCGCGGCGAACCGCCGCGACTGA
- the eno gene encoding phosphopyruvate hydratase: protein MAIIEQVGAREILDSRGNPTVEVEVALEDGTLGRAAVPSGASTGEHEAVELRDGDAERYGGKGVEKAVEGVLDEIGPELAGLDATEQRVVDQKLVDLDGTPGKSRLGANAILGVSLAVAKSAADSAGLELFRYVGGPNAHVLPVPMMNILNGGAHADTGVDVQEFMIAPVGADSFSDALRWGAETYHALKSVLKSKGLPTGLGDEGGFAPDLPNNREALDLIATAVEKAGYKLGTDIVLALDVAATEFYSDGVYTFEKAKRSPEQMAGYYNELLDSYPLVSIEDPLSEDDWDGWVQLTKEIGHRVQLVGDDLFVTNPERLEEGINRRAGNALLVKVNQIGTLSETLDAVNLANSCGYKSMMSHRSGETEDTTIADLAVATGCGQIKTGAPARSERIAKYNQLLRIEEALGDAARYAGELAFPRLNPEA, encoded by the coding sequence GTGGCGATCATCGAGCAGGTCGGCGCCCGCGAGATCCTGGACTCGCGCGGGAACCCCACCGTCGAGGTCGAGGTGGCACTGGAGGACGGCACGCTGGGCCGCGCCGCGGTCCCCTCGGGCGCTTCCACCGGTGAGCACGAGGCGGTCGAGCTGCGCGACGGCGACGCCGAGCGCTACGGCGGCAAGGGCGTGGAGAAGGCCGTCGAGGGCGTGCTGGACGAGATCGGCCCGGAACTGGCCGGGCTGGACGCCACCGAGCAGCGCGTGGTCGACCAGAAGCTGGTGGACCTCGACGGCACGCCCGGCAAGTCCCGGCTGGGCGCGAACGCGATCCTCGGCGTCTCGCTGGCGGTGGCGAAGTCCGCCGCGGACTCGGCCGGGCTGGAGCTGTTCCGCTACGTCGGCGGGCCGAACGCGCACGTGCTGCCGGTGCCGATGATGAACATCCTCAACGGCGGTGCGCACGCCGACACCGGTGTGGACGTGCAGGAGTTCATGATCGCCCCGGTCGGTGCCGACTCCTTCTCGGACGCGCTGCGCTGGGGCGCGGAGACCTACCACGCGCTGAAGTCGGTGCTGAAGTCCAAGGGCCTGCCCACCGGCCTCGGCGACGAGGGCGGCTTCGCCCCCGACCTGCCGAACAACCGCGAGGCGCTGGACCTGATCGCCACCGCCGTCGAGAAGGCCGGCTACAAGCTGGGCACCGACATCGTGCTGGCGCTGGACGTGGCCGCCACCGAGTTCTACTCGGACGGCGTCTACACCTTCGAGAAGGCCAAGCGCAGCCCCGAGCAGATGGCCGGTTACTACAACGAGCTGCTCGACTCCTACCCGCTGGTGTCCATTGAGGACCCGCTGTCCGAGGACGACTGGGACGGCTGGGTGCAGCTGACCAAGGAGATCGGCCACCGCGTGCAGCTGGTCGGCGACGACCTGTTCGTGACCAACCCGGAGCGGCTGGAGGAGGGCATCAACCGCCGCGCGGGCAACGCGCTGCTGGTCAAGGTCAACCAGATCGGCACGCTCTCGGAAACGCTGGACGCGGTGAACCTGGCCAACTCCTGCGGCTACAAGAGCATGATGAGCCACCGCTCCGGCGAGACCGAGGACACCACGATCGCCGACCTCGCGGTGGCCACCGGCTGCGGCCAGATCAAGACCGGTGCCCCGGCGCGCAGCGAGCGGATCGCCAAGTACAACCAGCTGCTGCGCATCGAGGAAGCGCTGGGCGACGCGGCGCGCTACGCGGGTGAGCTGGCGTTCCCGCGGCTCAATCCGGAGGCGTGA